From a single Sphingosinicellaceae bacterium genomic region:
- a CDS encoding tryptophan-rich sensory protein, protein MPAPAARGSALRAAIVFVPLLNFLGGASARLSGPTGDSAWFNALTLPAAQPPGIAFPIAWTALYSLMGIAAALVWATKVSGRWIALGLFAAQLALNLAWAPLFFGEHQIFYSLVLLGIVALAALITTFAFGRVNRVAAWLMVPYLCWLGFASGLNFDIWQLNPHGGPTVLAQER, encoded by the coding sequence ATGCCCGCCCCTGCCGCCCGCGGCTCCGCCCTTCGTGCCGCCATAGTGTTCGTGCCGCTGCTCAATTTTTTGGGTGGTGCATCGGCGCGACTGAGCGGCCCGACTGGTGACAGCGCCTGGTTCAACGCCCTGACCCTGCCCGCAGCGCAGCCACCGGGCATCGCTTTCCCGATCGCGTGGACGGCGCTGTATTCGCTGATGGGCATCGCCGCCGCGCTGGTCTGGGCGACCAAGGTTAGCGGCCGCTGGATCGCGCTCGGGCTGTTCGCGGCGCAACTGGCGCTCAATCTCGCCTGGGCGCCGCTGTTCTTCGGCGAGCACCAGATATTCTACAGCCTGGTCCTGCTCGGCATCGTGGCGCTGGCGGCGCTGATCACGACCTTCGCGTTCGGCCGCGTCAACCGGGTCGCAGCTTGGCTCATGGTACCTTATCTATGCTGGCTGGGTTTTGCTTCCGGGCTAAACTTCGACATCTGGCAACTCAACCCCCACGGCGGCCCGACCGTCCTAGCGCAGGAGCGATAG
- a CDS encoding glycine zipper 2TM domain-containing protein: MPIAATAQNGDRDDRYRDRQYQGDDRRDDRGDDRRGEDRRGDDRRGDDRRDDRRGDDRRDSGYRDDGDRRDHDRGRDDRGRGDWRSYRNYDYNRLPRGERAYYADQYYRDGRYYQPRRLGPNDRIYRGRDNRYYCRRSDGTTGLIVGAIGGGVLGNVIASGGSNTLGTVLGAVGGGLLGRSVDRNVTCR, translated from the coding sequence ATGCCGATCGCTGCAACCGCCCAGAACGGCGACCGCGACGACCGTTACCGTGACCGCCAGTATCAGGGCGACGACCGGCGCGATGACCGTGGTGACGACCGCCGTGGTGAGGACCGCCGTGGTGACGACCGCCGCGGTGACGATCGCCGAGATGACCGCCGTGGCGACGACCGGCGCGATAGCGGCTACCGGGACGACGGCGACCGCCGCGATCATGATCGCGGACGCGACGATCGCGGACGCGGCGATTGGCGGAGCTACCGCAACTACGACTACAACCGCCTGCCGCGCGGCGAGCGCGCCTATTACGCCGACCAGTATTACCGCGACGGTCGCTATTACCAGCCACGCCGGCTCGGGCCGAACGACCGCATCTACCGTGGTCGTGACAACCGTTATTACTGCCGCCGCTCGGACGGCACGACCGGGCTGATCGTCGGCGCGATCGGCGGCGGCGTGCTCGGCAACGTCATCGCGTCGGGCGGATCGAACACGCTCGGCACCGTGCTCGGCGCAGTCGGTGGCGGCTTGCTGGGTCGTTCGGTCGATCGCAACGTTACCTGTCGCTAA
- a CDS encoding HU family DNA-binding protein, producing MNKQELVTAVAESTGLPRGDAGRAVEAVLDAVTATLKGGGEVKLVGFGTFVVSQRKGSDGRNPRTGEPMTIAPANQPKFRAGKGLKDAVN from the coding sequence ATGAACAAGCAGGAGTTGGTCACGGCAGTGGCCGAGAGCACGGGCCTCCCGCGCGGCGATGCCGGGCGAGCGGTCGAGGCGGTGCTCGACGCGGTCACTGCGACGCTCAAGGGCGGCGGCGAGGTGAAGCTGGTGGGCTTCGGGACGTTCGTCGTCAGCCAGCGCAAGGGCTCGGATGGCCGCAATCCGCGGACCGGCGAGCCGATGACGATCGCACCCGCGAACCAGCCCAAGTTTCGTGCCGGCAAGGGTTTGAAGGACGCGGTCAACTAG